The segment ATATACCACTGATAATTGACCAACCCGAAGAAAATTTGGACAATGAAAGCATATACAAGATTTTAGTTCATTTTATCAAAGAAACCAAAAAGAGAAGGCAAGTCATAATGGTAACACACAACCCAAATCTGGCTATTGTAGGAGACTCAGAACAAATTATCTATGTTTCAATTGACAAAAAGAACAAGAATACATTTAGTTTTTCTTCTGGTGCAATTGAAAATCCTGAAATTAATGAGTTATCATCAAAAATACTGGAAGGAACAATTAAAGCTTTTGATATAAGAAGACTAAAATATTTTGAGGTATAAACTATCCACACAATGGCGGGTATGGTACTATAATTAAAAGAAAGTGCGAAAAATCCCATCACTGTGCATATGCGTTACCGTTGAGAAGTATCACGAAAAAAATGTATAATCGGGTAGCCGAGGGATTTTCTCCCCCAGCCCCCACACCACCCTGCGTGCGGGTCCGCACAGGGCGGTTCATCAGGATTACCGGGCCGTAGCCGGGTAGTGAATCTTTACCCATTGTTCTTTGACAGAAATCAATCCTTGCTCATATAGCCATTTATTGGTCATGCCACTTTGTGCCGCCAGAGTGCGGGCTAAATGCCATGGTCCCTTACGGCTTAATGCTGTGAGTATGGCCTGTCTTTTGGATGTACCAAGCTTGAGCAGGTTGCGGACTTTGGTACGGACGTACCGCCACTGTTTCCAGTAACACATCCGTATCCGACGACGAAGCCATTCATCTATCTCAGGGATGGGCCGGTAATATTCCGATATCCCGTAATAGTTCATCCAGCCCCGTACATACTCCGCTAATTTCCTGTAGCGGTATTCCATAGAGACAAACCAGCTCCTTCCAGTTAACAGGCGTATCTGCCTTTTAAACTTTTGATAGGATTTCTCACTCCACCTGATTTTGCCTCGTATGAAGACGAAGCCCAGGAAGCTGCACTCCTCCACCGGTGCCACTTTGCTTTTCTGCTCATTGACTGCGAGTTTCAGCTTATTTTCCAGAAACCGACAAATACTGGTCATCACTCGTTCTCCAGCCCTCAGACTCTTCACTAGAATAATGAGGTCATCAGCATACCGGCTGAAGCGGTGACCGCGTTGTTCCAGTTCTTTGTCCAGATCATCAAGCAGGATATTCGCAAGCAGTGGTGAAAGTGGTCCCCCTTGGGGGACTCCCATAAGTGTTGCCTGTAAGCGGCCTCTGACCATAACTCCGGCCCTGAGGTATTTGCCGATAAGACTTAAAACACGCTTATCCGGCACCCGGCGGGATACTCGATTCATCAGTACATCGTGATTAACTCGGTCAAAAAATTTCGCCAAGTCGAGATCAACGGCTATTTTATAGCCTTGCCTGATGTACTTTTTCACCTGTCTTACCCCATCATGGGCTGATCTTCCAGGCCGGAACCCGCAACTTGATTTAGAAAACTCAGGATCAAATATTGGCCCCAGTACCTGGGCTATGGCCTGCTGAATTAGGCGATCCAGCACGGTTGGAATACCAAGGGGACGGCAACTGCTATCCGGCTTTGGTATTTCAACACGAAGTACAGGAGAAGGGGTATATTCTCCTGTAAGGA is part of the Desulfovulcanus ferrireducens genome and harbors:
- the ltrA gene encoding group II intron reverse transcriptase/maturase — encoded protein: MVKGRTSREEKVSMSSEHTLNPTGGVLSRRVMEEPASNLRLLERILSNENIGEAWKRVRANKGAPGIDGITVEEFPDAFRDLWPDIRASILTGEYTPSPVLRVEIPKPDSSCRPLGIPTVLDRLIQQAIAQVLGPIFDPEFSKSSCGFRPGRSAHDGVRQVKKYIRQGYKIAVDLDLAKFFDRVNHDVLMNRVSRRVPDKRVLSLIGKYLRAGVMVRGRLQATLMGVPQGGPLSPLLANILLDDLDKELEQRGHRFSRYADDLIILVKSLRAGERVMTSICRFLENKLKLAVNEQKSKVAPVEECSFLGFVFIRGKIRWSEKSYQKFKRQIRLLTGRSWFVSMEYRYRKLAEYVRGWMNYYGISEYYRPIPEIDEWLRRRIRMCYWKQWRYVRTKVRNLLKLGTSKRQAILTALSRKGPWHLARTLAAQSGMTNKWLYEQGLISVKEQWVKIHYPATAR